A window from Micromonospora profundi encodes these proteins:
- a CDS encoding 3-hydroxybutyrate dehydrogenase codes for MTAEPVAVPHVVQLDLTGRTALVTGGGSGIGRACALRLGAAGATVLVVDRNLDAARAVAAEAGGRAEGVDLADAAAVDRLDVDVDIVVNNAGLQHVAPMQDFPVERFEYIQRVMVEAPFLLVRRALPHMYAQGWGRIVNISSVHGLRASPYKAAYVTAKHALEGLSKVVALEGAAHGVTANCINPAYVRTALVESQIADQAASHGIPEPEVIEKIMLARAAIKRLIEPEEVAELLAYLCSPPAAFITGASIALDGGWTAN; via the coding sequence ATGACGGCAGAACCCGTGGCGGTCCCCCACGTCGTACAGCTCGACCTCACCGGTCGCACCGCCCTGGTCACCGGCGGCGGCAGCGGCATCGGGCGGGCGTGCGCCCTGCGGCTGGGCGCGGCCGGCGCCACGGTACTCGTGGTGGACCGGAACCTGGACGCGGCCCGGGCGGTCGCCGCCGAGGCGGGCGGGCGCGCCGAGGGGGTGGACCTGGCCGACGCGGCGGCAGTGGACCGCCTCGACGTGGACGTGGACATCGTCGTGAACAACGCCGGGCTCCAGCACGTGGCGCCGATGCAGGACTTCCCCGTCGAGCGGTTCGAGTACATCCAGCGGGTGATGGTGGAGGCGCCGTTCCTGCTGGTCCGCCGCGCGCTGCCGCACATGTACGCCCAGGGTTGGGGCCGGATCGTCAACATCTCGTCGGTGCACGGGCTGCGGGCCTCGCCGTACAAGGCGGCGTACGTCACGGCGAAGCACGCCCTGGAAGGGCTGTCGAAGGTGGTGGCGCTGGAGGGCGCCGCGCACGGGGTCACCGCCAACTGCATCAATCCGGCGTACGTCCGCACTGCGCTCGTGGAGAGCCAGATCGCCGACCAGGCGGCCAGCCACGGCATCCCGGAACCCGAGGTGATCGAAAAGATCATGCTGGCCCGGGCGGCGATCAAGCGGCTGATCGAGCCCGAGGAGGTGGCCGAGCTGCTCGCGTACCTGTGCTCGCCGCCGGCGGCCTTCATCACCGGCGCGTCGA
- the ruvC gene encoding crossover junction endodeoxyribonuclease RuvC, with protein sequence MRVLGVDPGLTRCGVGVVEGVPGRPCTLVAYYVVYTDPADDLALRLLHLDRSLTKLVAEHQPESVAVERVFSQHNVRTVMGTAQASGIAVLAGARAGLPVQTYTPSEVKAAVTGSGQADKAQMTAMVTRLLRLAEPPKPADAADALALAICHVWRGGTRSKLAAAADRARRGGAR encoded by the coding sequence GTGCGCGTGCTCGGTGTGGACCCGGGGTTGACCCGGTGTGGGGTGGGCGTGGTCGAGGGTGTGCCGGGCCGCCCGTGCACGCTTGTCGCCTACTACGTGGTCTACACCGATCCGGCCGACGACCTGGCGCTGCGCCTGCTGCACCTGGACCGGTCGCTCACCAAGCTGGTCGCCGAGCACCAGCCGGAAAGCGTCGCCGTCGAGCGCGTCTTCAGCCAGCACAATGTGCGTACGGTGATGGGCACCGCGCAGGCCAGCGGCATCGCGGTGCTGGCGGGGGCGCGTGCCGGGCTGCCGGTGCAGACGTACACCCCCAGCGAGGTGAAGGCGGCGGTGACCGGCTCGGGTCAGGCCGACAAGGCGCAGATGACAGCGATGGTGACCCGGCTGCTGCGGCTGGCCGAGCCGCCGAAGCCGGCCGACGCCGCCGACGCCCTCGCCCTGGCCATCTGTCACGTCTGGCGCGGCGGCACCCGCTCGAAGCTGGCCGCAGCGGCCGACCGGGCACGACG